DNA from Babylonia areolata isolate BAREFJ2019XMU chromosome 35, ASM4173473v1, whole genome shotgun sequence:
acctcggtttatcgtcccatccgaatgactagcgtccagatcaccactaaaggtatagggtggagggggagaaaatatcggcggctgagccgtgattcgaacagcgcgctcagattctctcgcttcctaagcgaacgcgctacctctaggccatcactccacatgcaatgcaatgcaatacaataatatagtacaatacagtacagtaggcCTACAatgcaacaccatacaatacagttcaatgcaatgcaatacaatatagtacaatacaatacaatgcagtgtaaatcagtacagtacagtacaatgcaatacagtacagtacaatacaggacaatacaatgcTATATTATAACTGTTTTCAGCCGCCAAGCGATTTGTGCTGCGTGTGCTCAGGCAAAAAAAAGATCGCCACTGAAAACCAATAATCAACAgcgcaagcaacaacaacaatattgaatGATACTAATACATGATTAATGATAGGCCTATTACTAATCATAATCATAGGCTTACCACTTCTACGTACTACTACCAATAAACTGTAGTCATGTAGCGCCTTGCCCGCTGCTCGAAATGCATTCAACGATTCATGTGAAATGACCAAGAGTTTGGACACAAGGCTGTGATGATAAAACATGTCAGAACTGAAACTCGCTCAAAAACACCACCAGTACTGTTGAAAAAAGAAGCAGGCAATGACATCCTTCACAACTCACACAACTTTCCcaacctctccaccacacacacacacacacagagtagatgaaatcagcacgtgattctcgtttctTTCGACATGAGCTGGCGGCCATTGAattgttgtcagtacacacacacacacacacacacacacacacacagagaagagatgaactcagcacgtgattctcgtttatttcgacATGAGCTGGCggccattgcacacacacacacacacacacacactggagaagaATCACAATCTATACTTTAAAAATGTTTGTTGaacaaacatgtttttttttaggaTTAGATTTCGAATGATTTCATGGTGGAACAGTGTCTGACGATTTGTGGAAGAGAATTCCAACTGGTGGGATTATTGGAACTTATTCATCAGATGGCGACGTACCTCTCTGTCGCCTGTCTTTGGCAGCAATCTCCCGGCTGTTGACCTGAAGGGACTATATTAATAGAGCAGAGTCcaggtaagtgtgagtgtgtatggggggcatgggaggggggaggcgcggtgtgtgtgtttgtgtggggggattACATTATGAAGAAATTATGGCAATATCtatgactgacggagtgaacgtccacgtcttGTTGTGACCACTACTCATTCCatcttgagggggggggggggggggggggggaatgtggatattgccgaacatcataatgatgttgatgatgatgatgatcgtggtgatgatgattatgataatgatgatggtgatgatgagtttaatgatgatgttgatgatgtttatAATGATAACGATCATCTCaaccatctttatcatcatcgtcatcatctcagTTTATAAATTGCCTTAATATCTATACACGGCTCAAGGCTgaactctctttctcttgcttctctctctctctctccactctctctctgtgttctctttctctctgcctctctctctctatcttctctatctctctctcttccttctctctcactctccactctattctctgtctctctgattttactccccccctctctctctccctctctctctctctctctctctcacttttccactctttctctattctccttctctctgcttctctctcttccttctctctcacttttccactctctatttttctctctgctttctctctctctctctctctctctctctctctctctgtcacacacacacacacacacacgattaatcAGTTGATTAATAAATGAACAAGCGAATgagtaaatacataaacaaataactaactaaataaattgAGGAATTGATGAAAAGTAAGTAAATAGAATTCATGCCAACAATTCGAATGAACGAGGAAGTcgacaaaatgaaaaacaacaacaacaacaacaacaacaaaatacccacatcagacagaaacagtaacaACTCACACAGTTTGAGTTtcacttcagtttcactttctcaaggaggcgtcactgcgttcggacaaatccatacacgctacaccacatctgttgagcagatgcctgaccagcagcataacccaacgcgcttagtcaggccttgagtgcatgcttacatatttgtgtacctatgaaagtggatttcattttacgtaatttcgccagaggacaacactctcgttgccatgggttctttttcagtgcgccaagtgcgtgctgcacacgggacctcggtttatcgtctcatccgaaagactagacgctcagtttgattttccagtcaaactaggagaaagggcgagagcgggattcgaacccacaccctcacggactctctgtattggcagctgagcgtcttaaccattctgccaccttcctccagtttGAACAAATGATTGATTAGATACATATAATAGAAAcaaaaagagcaagaaaagaaaagaaaataacaaaaagggaagggaaatttttaaaaacagaaaaaaaggataaaagaaagaatgtAAGTTACGGATCAAATACAGTTCTGACACATCTTGCGAGGGAGTTGAGAATTTCAATCAAGTGCGCAGTATATTTCATCTGCTATGTATTGTGACTCACGTTTCACTTTTTGACTTTTTAAACTCAGCCTCTGTCAGCgttcatgttcatgtgtgtgtgtgtgtgtgtgtgtgttcgtgggtgtgtgtgtgtgtgtgtgtgtgtgtgtgtgtgtgtgtgtcttgtgtatgtatttgtgtttgcgtgtgtgtgtgtgtgtgtgtgtgtgtgtgtgtgtgtgtgtgtagtttgtgtgtgtgtgtgtagtttgtgtgtgtgtgtgtgtagttgtgtgtgtgtgtgtgtgtgtgtgtgtgtgtgtgtgtgtatctcgaaCGTGGGCTGTATGGTGTATGATTGTGTCGAGCCCTTGAATAATTTCCAGTCGGCTTAATAAAGTTATATATatgttgaattgaattgaatcttcttttcttcgtgtttttttttttttctcctcaaaggACAAGTCGGGCGGCAGAATTTGTACTATGCGCGGAAGTGACGGAGTGaaaggatgaagcaggcaaaccagacaagagagagtcacagagacgggagagagtgagagagagagagggagggagggagggagaggggagagagaggggagagagagggggagggagaggggagagagagacagagagagagggcagagacagagacacatacagagggagagaggggggagagacaggggagggagaggagagaaagagagagatttagaagagagagagacagggagggagagagagagaaggagagagagggagacagggagggggagagagagagagaaggagagagcgatatatatatatatatatatagagagagagagagagagagagagagagagagggggggatagagatttCCCCGtttaatgagataagcaaaatacatatgcttttttttccccacccagccctcggtataaaaaaaaatttagaagaaataaagtagagagacagagacagagagaaaacgaaagagagacaatgacaatgacaaagttttcaatgtccattcagcgtttcaacgcccttcagacaagaggggttggggggggggaggggacgcgAGAAAGAACCAGAAATACTTGTGAACACATCTCAAATAATTTGCATGGTCACTGTAAACACGGACACTCACGAGTGattaaaacgaaagagagagagagagagagggggtgtgggggtttaggagagagagagagagagggagagagagatagacagacagacagacagagagattgacagacagacagagagaaaatgagggagagatagaaagaaagaaagagagaggcagacagagagagagaaagaaagaaaaagagagagagagagaaaggagggggtgaggagagagagagaaagaaagagaaagagaaaacgaaagatagggagagagagagagagaggaaggggggaggaggagagacagagagagagagagagagggggggagacagagagagagaaagaaagaaaaagagagagagagagaaaggagggggtgaggagagagagggagaaagaaagagaaagagaaaacgaaagatagggagagagagagagaggaaggggggaggaggagagacagagagagagagagggggggagacagacagacagacagacagagaggtgacacCTGGAGTTTAATTGACTGTTGATTCGGTGGACGGGTATTTCCGACTACAACAGATGCGTGTTACAGATAGCACAAGACAGGATTGGCAAGGGTGACTGGAACGTGAAGTATGTTTCATTTCTATGACTTGATAACGTGAGCGAgcggtcgagtgtgtgtgtgtgtgcgggagggggtaggtgtgtgtgtgtgtgtgtgtgtgcgtgtgtgtgtgtgtgtgtgagtttgagcgtgtgtgtgtgtgtgtgtgtgtgatagtgtgtgttttgcgtgtatgtgtgtgtactttgtgtgtgtgtgtgtgaatgtgtgtgtgtgtgtgaatgtgtgtgtgtgtgttttccgtgtgtgtgtgtgtgtgtgtgtgtctgtgtgtctgtgtctgtgtgttttccgtgtaagtgtgtgtgtgtgtgtgtgtgtgtgtgtgtgtgtgtgtgtgtgtacgatagaACGAGAGGGGGCGTGTGGCAGGGTGAGAATTATATAACATTTGGAATAATCTGGAATTTAAAGAACATTTcacgccacccacccccacgtccaACCCTTCTccctaacacacatgcacacacaaacactcaagctccccccccccaccccacaaaacacacgcacatgcgcgcgcacgcaaacacacatgcatatatatatacactcactcgaacaaacacacacacacatccacccccgccccccagcaccccttcccccctagcccccgcattcccccccccccccccacacacacacatacatggacacacaaacaaacatacacgcacatagacacagacagacagacagacagacagacagacacgcacacatgtacgaaTCCCCTAACACCTTCCCCCAACtcgccaccccccaccttccctcacacacacacacacacacacacacacacacactcacacacacacacacacacacgtacacgtacacacgcattgtctgatatcactcaatgtggatagacattaaatgaaattgcgcgcacacacacacacacacacacacacacacacacacacacacacacacacacgcattgtccAATATCActcaatgtggatagacattaaatgaaattgaacacacacacacacacacacacacacacacaagcaacgctGGTACACTCAATAATTTCTGACACTATCCTTTATTAATTTCTCGCGCGAATCAAATCAGCCAGTCAGCAGACAATGCAGTAGTCTAAACAATCACTACAACTCTACTCCTACCAAGAACACCTCAATATCAACCAAATTAAACCTCAAACCAGCAGAAGAACGTGAACCAGTTATCATTCATTATCTTAGCTTCGGCAAACAAACTGACAACGGGTATCGTCGGTGTCACATCGTAATACTCCAACTAACAAAAGATAACGAACTACTGGTCAGTCACTTCGACAGTCGCCCCAGTTTACTGTGTGTCCGTCGAGCACGGGGAGTGTGGAAGAGGCTTTAGCCGCGCGTTACCTAACCGCGGTGACTTTTGTATTCATGTAACAACTAATCCGCTTTAGGCTATCTGGGGTCTGTGAATGGCAGGAGATGTTTTTACAGACTTGGTTTTGTAAGTGTTGGTTGCCCAAAGTGGGCATTGTAATCGTTTCGAACGATTacaaatgtgacaagaaacagaaatttaataataatggatacttatatagcacactatccagaaatctgctctaggtgctttacaaaaacgcttttgataacataaaacattatatctatgttacatacacacaccaaaatgtgaccacacacacacacacacacacacacacacacacacacacacacacacacacacacacacacacacgcacgcacgcacacactgcatacatacattttaacatacatgtgtatctaacagctaccctaacacatacacacacataggcaggcacatacttacataaacacacgcacacacaatacacattcatatacatgcatgtagttgtgggcctgccacaactgaacttattgctgagggaaaaggtgagttttgagacgagatttaaaagatgcgagggaatcagaatgacggaggttatcagggagcttgttccacgtctttggcgattgaaaagaaaacgatctgtgtccataggtcttacttctgacgtgaggtatcctgagaagtcgagtatcagaggaagaacggagctggcgagacggggtatagatatggatgagttcagaaagatactttgggccagatccgttgactgcagaataGAGATCCGTTGATTTAGAATGGAGAAGGAGATTTGGGGTATGGAAGCAAACTAAGGAATCCAGTTAATCGACTAAATTACATCAGCTAAGGAAGTGAAAACAGGTAAGAGTGAAGATTAATGTCAGAATACTTACAGGTAATTACCAAATGGACATTTAGataaaccaccaacaccaccaccaacaacaaaaactgatcgCAAGTTAACGATGAAGAGTTAAATATTTTTGCAACTGGGTTGTTGGAAAGTATAACTTAAACGCAAGTTAGAATCTGCGAATTTGTTATTTTCTGTCCACATAGGCATATAGTATTCCTGGAATGATtagtgtgttcgtcttcagtttaacgtatttccacttgaagtgatattagacgaaaaaaagaaagaaaaaaagattagtgtgtgtgtgtgtgtgtgtgtgtgtgcctctgtgtgtgtgtgtgtgtgtgtgtgtgtgttgtgtgcgtacgtgtgtgtgtgtgtgtgtgtgtgtgtgcgcctgtgtgtgtgtgcttgcctgcatgtatgtatgtatgtatgtatgtatttgtgtatacaCGTATGTACGGAAACAGTATAGAGGTATTGTTGCATATAATGTATGGAaaaataagttgtttttttccctcaactTCAAGAGTGCATCGCCATTTTCTACTGGACGAGGCATGGCAGTataatgtggcagaatggttaagacgctcatgtgCCAACACAGTGTTCGCCGGTGAATACCTGGGTTCAaatcgctctcgccctttctcccaagtttgaccgagaaaaaaaaatcaatcagtcattcgattaagacgataaatcgaggtcccgtgtgacaCTGAAGCGTCCGCTTCattttgaatagaatagaatagagtatgtctttattaccaagtgtaccggggtcacaaggaatatcggggagggggggtggggggttgggggggggggccgggggggatagtacaaaataagatacgaacataaatcgaaaatcatacacaaacacagatacacgtagaaattaggatacatactagtgcatatcaatataaaaacttgtgcatactgacacatgcacgcactgcacacacacacacacacacactctctctctctctctctctctctctctctctcacacacacacacacacacacacacactctctctctctctctctctctctctctctctctctctctctctctctcacacacacacgcgtttgaacagaagctgcatattacacgtggatggggctgataactagatcttcaggtagatggttgttgattgcacaattctattttatcatactggatttgttcgagagacaggtctgctttggggaaaaaaactgttggcgaagcgattgtTTTTCGTCCTTTTGCATCGGTTCGCTTAGTTTATTGAAGTCCAGACTCCTAGATTCATGAATTCCTCACAAAACAAACGATTCGAAcattcccccatctccctccccccccctcccctccacccaaacaactccacaccccacccccacccagccttgggattaaaaaaaaacaaaaaaaccaaaaaaaccacgcACCTGAACGCActgttcccccccacctcctccgcgtccacctcccaccccactcaccctgaAGAACCAACCACTGCGTTGCtccagctccacacacacacacacacacacacatccattccacactacaccacctccaccatcacacaccatcccccttactctcccccttatcccccctcctcccccccaccgtcccacacccctccccataccccgcGAGCTTGCAGCTTCGCTGAAAGAGTCGCACGCGGGTTTACAAGGCGCTACTctttcaacacaccaccacaacaccactcttgaacgcgcacgcgcgcgcgcggcagcagccgagagagagagagagagagagagtagagaggctTGTAGCAGCAAAGTGGAAGAGCTAATAGTGCAGAGAGCTAGTGAGAGTCTTTCAGCACGAGGAGGGAActtggaggcagagagaaagagagtgtgtgtgtgttgtctctctctctctctctctcctgttctagTCGACTCTCGTTCAGTCTGTCTCAAACCCCTTCTCACCACCAAACCAGCAGCTGTTTATGCGCGCTGGGTTCGTACGATCCGCGACAGCGACAGACGTTTTCCAAAATGGCGAGCCGCAGAGCTCTGAGAGGGCGAACAACAACATCGCTATCATCGTGGTTGTTATTCTATCAACACTGGTCGCCtactggtagtggtagtggtagtagcaacagtagtagcagcagcagaccCTGTCATCGTAGTGGTCGTTGTCTGTCGAGGATGGCGTGGAAAGAAACGgtattgtgcgtgtttgtgatgtGCATGGTGCTGTCAGCTTGTGACCTCAACCTGATGAAAATGTCGGCGCTTGCATCGGCTGCAGACAGCAGTGATgggagtagtggtagtagtagtggcagtgatGGCAGTAAAAACGGggattcttcttctgattcttctgattcttcttcttcgtcgtcgtcttcagcgAACCCTCAGTGCGTGTTAAAAGGGAGAGTGTACACGGAGAGGTTGTGGTACGGGTATCTGTTCGACAAAGCGTTTCACCGAGACTACGCCAAGATCCAGTACACCATCTCCTACCCGGTAAAGCAGTGCTGCACGAGCTTACTCATCTACTACGACGACCAGATCAAGCAGCTCAAACAGGATATGACGTGCGAGGAGCGGGAGAGAGTGCTCCCGCCCAACAACAATCAGGTGATCCCTCTGCACACCCTGAACAAGACTGCAGGATGCCGAGTCTGGAACGACACGGACGAATCGTATTACGTGTGCATCGGGGAAAGGATCTTCAGGTCGAGCGGCCCTAGAACGTGGTACTTCGCCCTCAGCCGCTGCCAGGCCAAGAACCCCTTGACTGTCAACTACGCCTTTAACATATCGGGTTACTACGGCGATTGTGAAGAGGACCCGCTGGTCCGAACCTACATCCCTCCCTCGCCGAAAGAGGACAGCAACTACCTGTCCCTGGCCCTGGGCATCGTGGCCGGGGTGGCCATCATCGCGGCCGTGGTGTTCTTCGTGTTGTGGTTCATCGCCCGCAGGAACGCCGCCAACAGCAAAGGGAGCAGCGTGACGTCATCGCAGGCCACCATGACGCAGGACGACATCTTCTACGTCAACCCGTCGCTGAGCGACCGGGAGCAGGCCGAGTACGGGACGAGCCAGGCCAGCTCGGAGAACTACTACGAGGTGATCCCCGAGCGGCGGAGCTACGAGAGCATCAACCCTCACCTGCTGGGCGTCGGCGGCGCCGGGGTCGGTCCCGGAGGCCCCCACCACCATCCGCTTGTCCACgggcccccccacctcacccaccacctccaccccatccacgCCCACCACCACGGCGCCCACCCggcccacccccgccaccacctcctgcacccgGCCAacgctgctgcagctgctgctgcggCCAACCAGGCTGGCGGGATGGGCAACCAGCTGAAGGAGTCGGCGTTCCACCGCCCTGGGCAGGGAGGTGGTctcggaggaggaggcggcgtcGGCGGCGGCTACCCGGTCTTCGACGACTACCCGCCGCCCCCGTACCAGCCCCCCAGGCTTCTCGGGGGGCCCCgccaccacaccctccaccacccgaccccccaccaccaccaccactcgctcTCCATGCCCCCCACCGCCGCCTCCCGCCCCAGGCCCCCTCTCCTCAGCCCCACCCACGCcgccaccctctccttccccggagctggtggaggaggagtagttggagtagtaggaggaggggcCGTTcttcccccagcccccgccccaacCTCCTCCACGGCCGGCCTGGTGTCGGCCTCTGCCACGCccctcaacaacaacacggccagcggcaacaacaacaacggcaacaacagcaacaacaacatcacctccACCTCCGCCATCACCAtgaataccaccaccaacacggtGTCTCTAGGCGAGACGGCGGCGTGACTAGATGAGGGACGTCTGGTGGTGGACCTCGGGTCGTCCGAGGCGTGCCGGAAGAAGCTGAGCACCACTGAGGTCTGAGGAGATCAAGGGCGCCCCCCATCCCTGGCCTCTCTGTCACCCTGCCACCCgaacccctccctctcctacccTAAGAAGGTCCCCCGCCGGCCCAGATTTTTcgatctgtcttgtctcagtgaatCCCTTCATTAATTATACAGGCTTTGGCTTTCTCTTTGTGTCCAAGGCTTAGggattagagacagacagagagagaaagtcacagagagagacacacagagagaaggatttTTTGGGGGCagtgcttttgttttctccattgaagaatggagagagtgagagaggggcatTTTccgaagaggggtggagagacagagagacacaagcaTTTGGGgcagtgtttttttcccccctatctccattgaggggtggagagagtgagagaggcgtTCTccaatgagagatggagagacggacagagacagacaaggatttTGTgggagtgcttttttttttctcctgtgagggatggagagagtgagagaggggctTTTTTCCCACTgaggggtggagaaaaaagaaggaggaaaaaaactgTGAGAGAGATTAATAAGCCTGATAGTGCAAGTGCAGAAATCAGAATTTGGAGTGCTTTCTCTGAATGGTGAAGGAAAAGAGATGGATGGACAAACAGAA
Protein-coding regions in this window:
- the LOC143277984 gene encoding uncharacterized protein LOC143277984, encoding MASRRALRGRTTTSLSSWLLFYQHWSPTGSGSGSSNSSSSSRPCHRSGRCLSRMAWKETVLCVFVMCMVLSACDLNLMKMSALASAADSSDGSSGSSSGSDGSKNGDSSSDSSDSSSSSSSSANPQCVLKGRVYTERLWYGYLFDKAFHRDYAKIQYTISYPVKQCCTSLLIYYDDQIKQLKQDMTCEERERVLPPNNNQVIPLHTLNKTAGCRVWNDTDESYYVCIGERIFRSSGPRTWYFALSRCQAKNPLTVNYAFNISGYYGDCEEDPLVRTYIPPSPKEDSNYLSLALGIVAGVAIIAAVVFFVLWFIARRNAANSKGSSVTSSQATMTQDDIFYVNPSLSDREQAEYGTSQASSENYYEVIPERRSYESINPHLLGVGGAGVGPGGPHHHPLVHGPPHLTHHLHPIHAHHHGAHPAHPRHHLLHPANAAAAAAAANQAGGMGNQLKESAFHRPGQGGGLGGGGGVGGGYPVFDDYPPPPYQPPRLLGGPRHHTLHHPTPHHHHHSLSMPPTAASRPRPPLLSPTHAATLSFPGAGGGGVVGVVGGGAVLPPAPAPTSSTAGLVSASATPLNNNTASGNNNNGNNSNNNITSTSAITMNTTTNTVSLGETAA